From a single Ornithodoros turicata isolate Travis chromosome 8, ASM3712646v1, whole genome shotgun sequence genomic region:
- the LOC135367095 gene encoding importin subunit alpha-3-like, producing the protein MATDGLQKSRLQHFKNKGKDQDEMRRRRNEVTVELRKNKRDESLLKRRNVPQVDSTDEEEAERNHTDLETLVQNAASCDPNVQLSAVQAARRLLSSDRNPPIDDLINSGILPILVQALRRHENPSLQFEAAWALTNIASGTSQQTQAVVNSDAVPLFLDLLRSPHQNVCEQAVWALGNIIGDGPQLRDYVIRLGVVEPLLSFIKPNMPLTFLRNVTWVIVNLCRNKDPPPPIDTIKQILPSLCLLIHHTDNNILVDTVWALSYLTDGGNDQIQWVIDSGVVPHLVPLLSHKEVKVQTAALRAVGNIVTGTDEQTQVVLNCDALTHFSALLTHPKEKINKEAVWFLSNITAGNTQQVQAVIDAGLIPMIIHHLSKGEFQTQKEAAWAISNLTISGTKAQVSYLVEQGVVAPLCNLLAVRDPQVVQVVLDGLNNILKMAGSQFYSVASNIEECGGLDKIEALQNHENEDIYKLAYEIIDQYFSDDVDEDPTLMPQASEEGYQFDPNAAIPTDGFKF; encoded by the exons ATGGCCACAGATGGCTTACAGAAATCCAGGTTACAGCACtttaaaaataaaggaaaagaccAAGAT GAAATGCGCAGACGGCGTAATGAGGTGACAGTCGAACTCCGTAAAAACAAGCGGGATGAGTCTCTCCTGAAAAGGCGAAATGTACCGCAAGTAGATTCGACGGATGAAGAGGAGGCTGAACGCAACCACACCGACCTTGAGACCCTCGTGCAGAATGCAGCCAGCTGTGACCCCAACGTTCAGCTCAGTGCCGTGCAGGCAGCACG GCGACTGTTGTCGAGTGACCGCAATCCGCCAATCGATGACCTCATCAACTCTGGCATCCTTCCCATCCTCGTACAAGCGTTACGACGGCACGAAAA tCCGTCGTTGCAGTTCGAGGCAGCGTGGGCTCTAACAAATATTGCATCAGGAACGTCACAGCAGACACAGGCCGTTGTGAATTCAG ATGCGGTTCCTCTTTTCCTGGACTTGTTAAGGTCACCCCATCAGAATGTCTGTGAACAGGCAGTGTGGGCACTTGGAAATATCATTG GGGATGGGCCTCAACTTCGAGACTACGTCATCAGGCTAGGAGTGGTGGAACCCCTTCTGTCATTCATCAAGCCCAATATGCCGCTGACGTTCCTCCGCAACGTCACCTGGGTCATCGTCAACCTGTGTCGCAACAAGGACCCGCCTCCGCCGATCGACACCATCAAGCAGATTTTACCCTCACTATGTCTTCTCATCCACCATACAGACAACAAT attCTCGTAGACACTGTGTGGGCGCTGTCGTACCTAACGGACGGTGGAAACGACCAGATCCAGTGGGTCATAGACTCTGGCGTTGTCCCGCATTTGGTGCCTCTGCTAAGTCACAAGGAAGTGAAAGTGCAG ACGGCAGCTCTACGTGCTGTGGGCAACATTGTGACAGGTACTGACGAGCAGACGCAAGTTGTCCTCAATTGCGACGCCCTCACACACTTTTCGGCTTTGCTGACGCATCCGAAAGAGAAGATTAACAAG GAGGCTGTGTGGTTCCTCTCCAACATCACCGCCGGCAATACCCAGCAAGTCCAAGCTGTCATAGATGCGGGCCTCATCCCTATGATAATTCATCATCTCAGTAAG GGTGAGTTCCAGACTCAGAAAGAAGCCGCATGGGCCATTTCCAACCTGACCATCAGCGGCACCAAGGCTCAGGTGTCTTACCTAGTGGAGCAAGGAGTAGTGGCACCACTGTGCAATCTGCTCGCTGTGCGAGACCCCCAAGTGGTGCAGGTGGTACTTGATGGCCTCAACAACAttctcaagatggcgggctccCAGTTCTACTCTGTGGCTAGCAATATTGAGGAGTGCGGAG GCTTGGACAAGATCGAGGCTCTTCAAAACCACGAGAACGAAGACATCTACAAGCTGGCTTACGAGATCATTGACCAGTACTTCTCCGACGAT GTTGACGAAGACCCAACCTTGATGCCACAGGCATCCGAAGAAGGGTACCAGTTCGACCCTAACGCGGCCATCCCCACGGATGGCTTCAAATTTTGA